The Moorena producens PAL-8-15-08-1 genomic interval TAATGCACCCACCCAGAGTAAGTTACTCGCCGCTTAAGTTGTCAATATATTTACAGCGTCAAGTACTATTCAATTAAAAATTGATTGCTATATTCGTATAATTAAAGACTATTGAAATTGCATATGCGGATACTTTTAACTGGTGCTGCAGGAGCAATAGGAATAAAACTCACCGGCTATCTCGGCAAGATTGGTCATCAGGTCATACCCGTAGATTTTAAGCCCCATGAGGGTACTATTCGTGCCGACTTGCGAGACCAAACTACTGTATCCTGCCTATTCAAAACACATAATCCTGACCTGGTTGTACATCTAGCAGCTCTTAAAAATCTCCGCTTCTGCGAGCAGGATAAAGAAGCATCTCGGGCAACGAACTATGGCATCACAAAACTACTTACTAGAGCATGCTTAGAATCCAAAACTCGAATGATATTCTTTTCTTCGGATTACGTTTTTGGCAAGTATGATTACCTATGGAAGGAGGAGGATACTCCTTGCCCAACCACCCAGTATGGAATGGACAAAGCAGCTTCTGAATTTCTCATTATAAAACAACTCTCCAACTACGCAATCGTTCGCACGGCACAACTGTACGGTTTTCCTGGGGACTTTGTGAGTTTAGTCTGTAAAGCATTAACCTCTCATCAAGACTTCACAGCATTCACGAATCTTGTGAATTGCCCAACGTGGATTAACGATCTTTTTGCCATGTTGAATAAAATCATTCTTCACGATAGCCAGGGCATTTTTCATTGCGTGGGGTCAGAAGCCGTTTCACGATACCAATATGCCTGTAAAATAGCTGAAGCATTCGCTTTAGACTCTTCCTATATTAAAGCCGTAAACCTAGATTTTTCAACCGATATCCGCCCTCCCGTCGTTCGGCTCAGCGGTGCATCAACCTATAATCATCTTCAGTTTTATACAGGAAGTTTGAAGGATAATCTTCCTTTATGTTCTTCCTATGCAATTCAGGGGACTTGAAAATGCAACAATCAAAATCTGAGCCGCGTTTCTACAAAGCTGTAGATGGCGCAAAGTACTTGTTCCTTGCTTTGCTAGCTAGTCTCTTTTTAGTGCAGCTTGTCTTATCGTTGGGTTGGCCGCTAGAGTTCGATACGTCTTTTATGCACTACATTGCTTATTTAATTAATGAGCATGGCTTTGCACCCTACCGAGACATCTTTGAAATCAACATGCCAGGTACGTACCTGTTCCACATGGCAGTGGGAAAAATGTTTGGTTACTCCGATCTTGCATTTCGGATGGTGGATGTTGCTTGGCTCACCGCAACGCTGACAGTAACGTGGTTTGTTATGAGACCAGCTGGCCGAATAACCGCGCTTGCAAGCTGCCTGCTGTTTAGTCTTATATATCTGGAAGCTGGTCCCAAGATGAGCCTTGAAAGAGATTTCATTGCCATATTACCAATGGCTACTGCTGTGTTACTTGCCACACGGCATAGTCCCTGGCGTTCGGTCAACCTCACAAATTTTCTAGTGGGAGCACTCTTTGCCCTTGCTGCATTAATCAAACCGCATATGGCCATAGGGCTTCCTGCTATGGTTATTTATAACTCCATATATTGCATTGATGGCTCAAGGTCAGCAAAAACCTTTATCAAGACTTGCACTATAGGGAGCCTCTTTGCGCTCCTCGGTTTTCTATCAACTCTGGCAATTCCTTTTATATGGCTTTGGCGAATTGGGGCAATCTCATCCTTTTGGGATATCCTCTCATCATTTACACCTCTATATTCTCAACTGGCTGGGAATATGGAGGTTATGGGAACTATCTCTCGCTTTATTTATAATCTAAAGTTGTATATATGGTTTGGAGGATTTAGATTGCTGTTTCTAGGCTCAATGTTTGGTGTGTATCACGTCTGGGCGGAACATTCACCCCCTGCAACTAAAAAGTTAGCCCTATTGTTGTTCTCATTAATCATCCTCTACAGCATATCTGTTGCTATCGGTGGAAAATTCTGGCTATATCACTGGATGCCGTATACATATTTTGCCAGCTTGTGTACAGCACTTATGCTCTTTTCTACTCCTTCATTTGAAGGCCTACGCCTTCCGAGGATTTTTTTTCCCCTCTTCATCTTCGTCTTTATTACCGTATTGACAGTGCGACCATCAAGTGTAGCTTTCAAGCAACTTCTTAAAGGCCCGCCATTTTCAGTCCAGAGTGGAAGAGTTGGCGTTTACGAAATAGCAGCGTACTTGAATGAGAATCTATTACCAACTGACAAGGTTCAACCCCTGGATTGGGGCGGAGGAACCCTGCATGCAATGCTCATTTCAAAAGCGGTTCTTGCAACCCCCTATATTACTGATTTTCAGTTCTATCTCCATGTATCAAACCCTTATATCCAGAAGTTGAGGAAGCATTTCATTGAAGAGCTGGAACAAGATATACCAGCATTCATTATTGATGTACACAAAAAGCCAAGGTTGTCAGGAATAGACACAGATTATAGCTTTCCCGCGCTGGAACGATTTATCAAGCAACACTATAGTAAAGATTATACAGGCAATGGTTTTGAAATTTTGCGAAGCAACGACAAATCCTAGCCAAACAGTCATTTATACATTCAGATGTATATGTTTTTTGTATTATTAAAAGAGCATTTTTTTTCGGTAATTTATTACGATTACATGCCTATGTGGCGTTTTTTTGCTTCAGGGGTGACAACAAGGCTAAAAAGTAGACAGGGTGTGGGGTTTTGGGTGTGGGGTGTGGGGAAAATAGAAGCGATGCAGTCGGCCAAATGGGGTTTCCCCGTGAGGCCACTGCATCGCAACCAACAGCCGCCAGCAAAGGGGATGTTTCTTTTCAGGCATTACCCAAAACCCCACACCCAGTAAGGCTTTTAAGGCTGTTTGTCACCCCGTCAGTTTTTTTTGATCTATATCGCTCAAATATTGCCGAAAAAAAAGCTGCTATATTTATCAGATAATTGCTGGAACATAATCCGATTCATAGGCTTTTTATTAATAAAATATTTCTTTCGGTTTAACTAATTACTTTGCTATGAAAAAAAACAAGTATTGCATGAACTGCAAAAGTTCCAAACTGGAGCAGTTTATTGACCTTGGTAAACAGCCAAATGGAAATACTTTTCCTACATTGAATGAGATCGATAACGAACAGAACTTCCCTTTTGCTATGTCAGTCTGCACTCAGTGTTGGCAGGTGCAATTGGAAGAATTTCCTCCTGTAGAGTACATGTTCACAAATCACCCATACGTCACTGGGTTAAATCAGCCAGTAGTTCACCACTTCGAGGAACTGGTTGATAATACCTTGCAGAAATTCGACATCCCGCCAAATAGTCTTGTACTTGATATTGGTGCCAATGATGGGACGCTGCTCTCAAAATTTCGTGATCGTGGTTTGCGGGTTCTTGGCATCGATCCCTGCAAGGGGAGCAGTGAGTTGTCTCGACAGGCAGGAATTACAGTCTTAGAGGCCTTTTGGAACAGGCAAACTGCTGAGGCCATGAAACGTCTGGGAATCTATCCCGACCTGATCACTGCCACCGCCGTCTTCTACCACGTGGAAGACCTTCATAGCTTCGTCCAAGGTCTAGACATCCTCATGGAGGAGAACACCATTTTTTGTACCCAATGTGTGTATCTGAAAGATGTTATTGAGAAAAAACAATTCGATCATTTTTATCACGAACACACTATGATTCATGGGATTGCCCCTCTACGAGATATTTTCTCCAGATATGGCCTGCGATTATTAGATGTGGATTTCTCTCCCATTCATGGTGGTTCATTTGTTCTATATGTAGGCAGAAAAAAGTCACCTTTTCCTACGACGAAAAAAATCGATGATGCAATTTCTGAGGAAAAACGCTTCGGTCTTGATCGACTACAAACATATCTCGACTTTTCTAAGGGCGTGGAACAGAACAAAAAAGAGCTTGTGTCGCTTCTCCAGCAAATTAGAGGGGCAGGAAAGCGTGTGTTTGGACTTGGTGCTCCTCTTAAAGGAAGCACGCTACTCAATTACTGTGGCATCGGGCCTGATCTCGTCGAATGTGCGGTCGAAATCAATCAATACAAAATTGGTCGATACACCCCTGGAACTCATATTCCCATTGTTTGCGAAAGTGTAATTAACGAGCAGCCAGATTACTACTTGGTTCTTGCCTGGAATTTTCTAGATTTCTTTATAAAAAAATATGCCGACTATCTCAATGCTGGTGGTAAGTTCATTATTCCGCATCCAACTGTAACAATTCTTGAGCAAGAATGGGTAGTAAGCAACTGCAAGAGTGCGTAAGCACAAGACTCATTCATTAGTTTTATTATGAAGACATCACTAATTATTCCATTCAAGAACGAAGCAGCATATGGAGAGATGACCATGAAAAAAGCATATGCATACTTGTCCAAACGTGACATCGACTTTGAACTTGTTGCAGTTGATGATAGTACTGATGGAACATGGGAGATTCTTAAATCCTTTGAAAAGTCACACCAAAATGTTGTTGCAGTGAAAGGAGGAAATCCTCCAGGGTATGGAAAGGCCTTACGAAAAGGGTTTAGTGTCGCCAGCGGAGACATTTTGATTCCATTCAACGGCGATCTCAGCGATTCACTCGACGACGTGCTTTCTTACATCCAGCTCATTGAAAATGGGAATGACATGGTCTTTGGCTCACGGTTTATGGCTGGAGCAAAAATCACTGAATCCACAGCAGTAAAGGGATTTTTGTCACAGTTGGGAAATTCGTTTCTCCAGTGGATTTTCCGTACAAACTGTAGTGACATCACCAACTCATTTAAGGCATACAGAAAACTAGTTTTGAAAGAAATTAAGCCAACCGCTGATGGCTACAATATTGGAATGGAGATGGCATTAAAAGGTATTCTTAAAAAGTATAGGTATACAACAATCCCTGTGGCTTGGTCAGGTCGAAAGTATGGGCGCTCAAAGATGTCGATTATCAAATCAATCCCAACTTATCTGTCTACCGCCCTTAGAGTTAGACTGTTGGGTAATACCTGAGGGGGTGATGAAATAAGCTAAAACGCAGAGTTGATAATACTTTCGTTGCTTCATTAAAATCATTCGTAGGGTCAATTTGGGACTGTATCAAGCCTAAGATCATTGCATCAACGCTGTATCTAGTAAGCTTTTAAGAGCTCATGTCACACCCTCATACTTTGGAGACTAATTAATATGTTACGCAAAATTTGGAAGGCTTGGAAAGGTTTTGGTCTTCTTCTTGGAAATTTTATTGCACGAGTGATTCTGACCATTTTTTATTTTACTGTTTTTGTCCCCTTTGCAATTATTACCAGGTTATTCACCGATTTTTTGAATATCAAGTCAAAGTCAGTTACCTCTTGGCACAATCGTAGATCAGTTATTAGTACATTAGACTCAGTACAAAGGCAAGTATAAGATGTATATTTTGGGACTATCCTGCTATTATCATGACGCGGCTGCTGCACTTTTGCATGATGGGATGTTGATTGCTGCATCCGCAGAAGAGCGTTTTAGTCGTAAAAAACACGATCATGGATTTCCTCTACAGGCAATTCAATTTTGTTTAAATGTAGCTGGAATACAGGCTGGGGATTTAGACTATGTGGTTTTTTATGAGAAGCCTCTACTCAAATTTGAGCGTATTCTTCTGACAACACTATCCACTTTCCCTCGTTCCTACCCGGTTTTTCGGGAATCAATGGTTGCTTGGTTTAATCAAAAACTTTGGATTAAAAGTCAAATTCAAACAGAAATCGGTATTGATGTCAAAAAAATCCTTTTTGTGGAACATCACCTGTCTCATGCTGCCAGTGCCATGTTTGCTTCTCCCTATAAAGAGGCGGCGGTGCTAACGGTAGATGGTGTTGGTGAATGGACTACTGCCGCCATTGGATATGCAACGGCAAAATGGGATGAAGACAGTAATGTTCAGAATCAGATTAATTTAACTCGTGAGCTTCGCTTTCCACATTCCGTTGGCTTATTATACTCGGCTTTTACTGCTTTTCTGGGGTTCCGAGTTAATAATGGTGAATATAAAGTTATGGGAATGGCACCCTATGGTAGCCCTAACTATGTTGAGGAAATTTTGAAGGTTGTGGATATAGATGATGAAGGAAGTGTTCATCTTAATCTGAAATACTTTTCGTTTCATTACTCGACACAGCATACTTATAATAATAAATTTACTGATATTTTTGGTCCTCCTCGCCAACCTGACTCGGAATTTTATACACTAAAGACCCATCCAAATCGTGACCATCCTAATTGGAATGAACAAACAGCTCAATTAAATCAGAAATATGCTGATATCGCAGCCAGTATTCAGTATGTAACTGAAGAAATCGTCTTGAAGATGGCTAGATATGCACATGGTTTAACTGGACACAGTAATCTAGTCATGGCTGGTGGCGTTGCCCTAAATAGTGTTGCCAATGGTCGTATAGTAAGGGAAGGACCGTTTGAAAATGTTTTTATACAGCCTGCTGCTGGGGATGCTGGGGGAGCATTAGGAGCAGCACTTTACGTATACCATGTCATTTTGAATCGTCCTCGCCAATTTGTCATGGAACATGCTTACTGGGGAGCCAGTTATAGTGTCAGCAGACAAATGGAGGCTATCCGTGGATTGGGTTTACAGTA includes:
- a CDS encoding SDR family oxidoreductase, whose protein sequence is MKLHMRILLTGAAGAIGIKLTGYLGKIGHQVIPVDFKPHEGTIRADLRDQTTVSCLFKTHNPDLVVHLAALKNLRFCEQDKEASRATNYGITKLLTRACLESKTRMIFFSSDYVFGKYDYLWKEEDTPCPTTQYGMDKAASEFLIIKQLSNYAIVRTAQLYGFPGDFVSLVCKALTSHQDFTAFTNLVNCPTWINDLFAMLNKIILHDSQGIFHCVGSEAVSRYQYACKIAEAFALDSSYIKAVNLDFSTDIRPPVVRLSGASTYNHLQFYTGSLKDNLPLCSSYAIQGT
- a CDS encoding carbamoyltransferase, which translates into the protein MYILGLSCYYHDAAAALLHDGMLIAASAEERFSRKKHDHGFPLQAIQFCLNVAGIQAGDLDYVVFYEKPLLKFERILLTTLSTFPRSYPVFRESMVAWFNQKLWIKSQIQTEIGIDVKKILFVEHHLSHAASAMFASPYKEAAVLTVDGVGEWTTAAIGYATAKWDEDSNVQNQINLTRELRFPHSVGLLYSAFTAFLGFRVNNGEYKVMGMAPYGSPNYVEEILKVVDIDDEGSVHLNLKYFSFHYSTQHTYNNKFTDIFGPPRQPDSEFYTLKTHPNRDHPNWNEQTAQLNQKYADIAASIQYVTEEIVLKMARYAHGLTGHSNLVMAGGVALNSVANGRIVREGPFENVFIQPAAGDAGGALGAALYVYHVILNRPRQFVMEHAYWGASYSVSRQMEAIRGLGLQYQEIEDTDILSDQVVSTILDGKVVSLYQGRAEWGPRALGNRSILADPRQLEMKEIVNTKIKFREPFRPFAPVILAEQVNQYFYGSNLQNQYLPRYMQMVAPIREDKQEQIQAVCHNGTGRLQAIRQESNPFYYEVIEKFGEATGIPILLNTSYNLRGEPIVNTPEDALRTFAYSDIDLLVMGNFLVSKSNKPQPVLPKQKVSLS
- a CDS encoding class I SAM-dependent methyltransferase, with amino-acid sequence MKKNKYCMNCKSSKLEQFIDLGKQPNGNTFPTLNEIDNEQNFPFAMSVCTQCWQVQLEEFPPVEYMFTNHPYVTGLNQPVVHHFEELVDNTLQKFDIPPNSLVLDIGANDGTLLSKFRDRGLRVLGIDPCKGSSELSRQAGITVLEAFWNRQTAEAMKRLGIYPDLITATAVFYHVEDLHSFVQGLDILMEENTIFCTQCVYLKDVIEKKQFDHFYHEHTMIHGIAPLRDIFSRYGLRLLDVDFSPIHGGSFVLYVGRKKSPFPTTKKIDDAISEEKRFGLDRLQTYLDFSKGVEQNKKELVSLLQQIRGAGKRVFGLGAPLKGSTLLNYCGIGPDLVECAVEINQYKIGRYTPGTHIPIVCESVINEQPDYYLVLAWNFLDFFIKKYADYLNAGGKFIIPHPTVTILEQEWVVSNCKSA
- a CDS encoding glycosyltransferase family 2 protein; the encoded protein is MKTSLIIPFKNEAAYGEMTMKKAYAYLSKRDIDFELVAVDDSTDGTWEILKSFEKSHQNVVAVKGGNPPGYGKALRKGFSVASGDILIPFNGDLSDSLDDVLSYIQLIENGNDMVFGSRFMAGAKITESTAVKGFLSQLGNSFLQWIFRTNCSDITNSFKAYRKLVLKEIKPTADGYNIGMEMALKGILKKYRYTTIPVAWSGRKYGRSKMSIIKSIPTYLSTALRVRLLGNT